ACCAACCGATGAGTATAAAAACAGATATGAAGAATGGATAAAGAAAAGAAAACAATATCAACCTGAATTGAAGAAACAAGATAGCACTATAAAGCCGTTGATTGAAGGATTAGACGATCTACAGATGATTTACAATCAACAATCATTTAAACCACTCAAGCAGCTACCAACTCATGAGTATAAATATAGTTATGAAGAATGGATAAAAAAAAGAAAGCAATATCAACAACGCGTGGTCACACAACGGAGCTTGCGACAATTGAATCGTACAATTAGCGCCCATGAAGAAAAATACCAAGCTTTAAAGACATATGAGGAACAACAACGAAGAATTCAATTGGAACAAGAGAGACAATAGGAGGAGACGTAAAAGAGTCCTGAACGTGATTGTTCAGGACTCTTTTTTTCAATGAATTGTTTTCGCCAATTCACTGAGTGCTGTGTTTCAAGCGTATTATATCAAACTATTTTTTTAGTTGGAAGAGGAGGGAGGTGAATAAAAATGGCCCAATTAATTACAGCTGTGATTGTTGATAAGAGTCGAGACAATCTAGTGTTTGTGAAAGAAGTCGAATCAGAAAGAACATTTATTGTCACAGACAAAGAAGCAAAAGCGTATCGACCAGGTGATCTCTTAATACTAGATCTCACTACCAAAAAATTTGTCGATGCTGCAGAAAATTATCCTTTTATTTAAGAAAAGATGGTGAACAAAATGGAACAATCTCAACAAGTAAATCCTGAAGTACAAGAACAACTAAAGAAATGGGAATCACTTTCACGTGAAGCACAAAATGAAATTATAGTGATCTTTTCTCAAAATCCTGTTAATTTCAGAATTGCTTTAATGAAATATGATTTAAAGGATACTGAAAATATTTTTACAGGATTGGGGACGCCTGTAGGGAAGGGTTGGGAAGAACGATACAAAGAGTTAGAAAAAGAAGTTAGCACCTTCAAAGCAACCCGTAGAGAATGGTTAGATCAATATGAAGATAGTGGGGTTATGTATATTCCAGAAAGTTTATGGGAGACAGCTGAAGAGTTAGGAATGATGGAAAACTACCCCAAAGTAGTTTCAACTAGCGAACTCACTGCACCAGTTTTGCCAGAAGAGGTAAAGGGAAAAAGTAGTCTCACTTTAAACGAAGAAGAAATCACTGGAAATAGTCGGCTTGCACAAGCACAAAGAAAGCTTATCCGATTAAGAAATGAGTATGTTACGACATTTGAAAGGCTGGCTGAACACCAGAAATTAACAAATGGTCAGCCAATGAATGATAAAAGAAACGGATCTAGCTGGTTTAGTCAAAGAGAAAAAATCGAAAATAAAATTAATCAATTGCAAGAAGAGATTCAAAAACAAGAAAATTATGTTGAGAAATTGACTAGACAATCTGAGCTTAGAAAAATGGGATATAACAAATACGGTGGGCTAGATCTTACAATCGAGAATATTCCACGAATCAAAGAGGAGATCGAAAAATTTAGGAATGGAAAATCTCAATTTTCAGTAAAAACAATCGAAAAGTATCAAAAAAAATTAGTTGAATTGGAACAGTTGAAAGAAAAATCAGAGAAAGGAAAAGCCAATATTTTGCCTGAAGCGCAGGCAATTATTGAAAGTGGCCGCGTTACTCAGTGGGAAAAAAATCCAACTATATATTTTGTTAAAGGGTATCGTAAAGTGGCATTAGAGTTGAATGAACAAGGCGAATTTGAAGTATCAAAAAGATACCAACCAAAGACTGAAGAAGAAAAAAGAATTGTGAGTGAGTTACTTGAAAATAAGATGGCCGAATATGGTGTTCAAAAGCAAGAACCCAATCATTATTATCGTGTAGAATTCAATGAAAATGATGGAACAATGCGGAACTATCAGGGTGAAATCGTGACACAATCACTTCTTGAACAAATCAAAGCGTTAGACACACACTATACAGGGAAAACAAGCTACCACAAATTTTATTTTGAAGAAGTAAAAGAAGGTGAAGTTGTTAATCAGTTACGACTAGACGTTGGAGACGGGTTACAATTGAATGCTGCTATTTATCAAAAGCTAGAGGAGTTATGTGACCAAACATTAGAAAAGAATACTGAAAAAGTAATAAAAAATGAAATAGGTAGCCACGATAAAAAGGTAGAGACAAAGAAACCAAGTTATCAAAAACGGTCAACAGAAGAGATTAAGCAAGAAGTCAAATCGCTTTCCCAACAGGCACTGGACGCGGTGAAAAAATATACCCATTCTCCTGAAGACGTCAAAGAACTCTTGAACTTTATGTCGCGTTTTCCAGAACGATCTTTTAGAAATCAGTTATTGATCGAGGAACAATTTCCAGGAGCAACGGCGTGTTTAGGTCGTGCCGCGTTGAAAAAAGAAGGCATTTATATCAAAAAAGGAGAACAAGGTAACAAGATCTTTGTCAGAAAAACGGTCAAAGGATTCTATGATAAAGGACGTGGCTTTGTTCGAGAAACAGAGGCTACACCAGAAGATAAAAAACGAATCGAAAGTGGCCAAATCGAAGTGATCAAAAAACCTTACTACACGATTGAAAAAGTGTTTGATATCACACAAACACAGTTGAAACCTGAAGACTATCCGAAAATCTTTCCGAACCGTGTGTTTGATTTTCAATTGGATAAAAAAGGACAATCAGAACTACAAGCTGGGATTCAAGCGGTAGCCAACACTATTGGTATACAAATTCGAGATATGACAGAGAGTGAAGTTTATCCAAGAGAATTAGGACAAGCACGTGGGGCGTATGTTCATAACGAATTTACTGGCCAAGAAGAAATTGTCATGAATACTAGAAATACACCGACGCAGCATTTAGCTACAAGTATTCACGAATTAGCGCATGCCAGAATGCACAAATTTTCAGAATTAGACACTGCGACCAAAGAACTGCAGGCAGAAATGACCTCTTATATTGTTTGCAAGCACTTTGGAATGGACATGTCTGAAAAAGCAATTCCCTATATTGCAGCATGGACGAAGAATGGTCAGATTTTGGATGATAAAGAAGCAACGGAACGCGGGAAAATCATGAATGATGTCAGCCGTGTCGCGAATGAATTCATTCAAACCATTTCTAAGGAGATCAATCAGTACAGAGAAAGAGATCCTGAGATCCAACAAGCAGAAGTGAAGCAAGATCATAAAAATCCTGTAGAAATGGTAGAACAAAAGAATGTTGTTCGTGTCGGTTCCCTTTGGATCGACAAGAAAGACGGCAAAGTTATGGAAGAAGATACCGGACGAACGCTATCCTTGAAAGAAGCTGCGTTTATTGAAGATCCGCAGCATAATCAAGTGATTTTGAAAGGAAAAAGTTATGGAAAAGAGATCCAGACTGCATTATCTTCAGAGGAATTTGCGCTAGGTAATCCATTTCATTTTTCGCAAGAAACAGTGTCAGAAATGGCGAAACGAAAAAATGAAATCTATCATGAGCAGCAAATGACACAAAAAGAACGAGTATAAAACAAGCAAGAAAGACTATCTGAACAAGCAGATAGTCTTTTTTCTTTTTGGAGGTTTAAAAATGACAGAGAAGAAAATGAGTATTGTAGAACGATGTAAACAAATCGATATCGTAGATTTTGCACGAAATAATGGAATGGCTGTGGTTAATAAAGGACGAGATTATCGGTTAGAAGATCATGATTCTTTTGTTTTTGATCGACGAAAACAACGGTTTCACTGGAATAGTCAAAATATTCATGGAGATATTATTGAATTAACCAAATTATTCTTTATTGATAAGGAAATTCAAGATCCAAAAGAACAATTTAAAGCAGCAACGAACTTCATTTTAAAGAGTGAAAATAAAGTAGAACGAGTCGATAATCTCCATTTTGAAACAGAACAATATAAAGATCACCCTAATGATTACCAACCACTTACAGAAAAAGGTAGAAGTTATCTAAAGGAAGAACGTAAATTACCAGGTTGGTTAATTGATTATGCGGAAAACGAAGGGTTGCTGGCCGAATTAAAGCCAAGAAATGAACGGCAAAATTTCTTGGTTCGAGACGATCGCTTAGATTATGCCGTTGCTTTTTTATGGAAAGACCCCCAGACAAAAGAAACGGTTGGAGCAAGTTATCAAGGAACAAAGATAGACTTTGATCGATTTGGTGAAAGAGGAACGTATAAACATATTGATAAGAACTCAACAGCGAATCATGGATTCAATTTAAAAATTGGTGATCCGAAGCACTTAAAATTCTTTGAAAGCAGCATTGATATGCTCAGTTATGCAGCGTTAAATCGTGAGAAGTTGCAAGATACCTGGCTAGTTTCTATGGAAGGCTTAAAGCACAACGTAATAAGTCATTATTTTGGAGAAGCTGTTTCTGAACTGAGTCAGAAACAAGAGTTTCCAAAATCAATTGAAGTTTGTGTAGATAATGATCGAGCAGGGCATATTTTTTATGAAAAAGAACAAATGATGGGGGCAGTTAATCCGTTTACGAATGAAAGGGTTCGGTGTGAACGAGGCATTGCCAATGATTGGCAAGTACCTAAAGACTATCGAGAAATTTATGAAGAAGTTGCTAGAGAAGAGAAAGTGGCAGCTGAAGCGATTATGGCAATCCACAAGACGGAAAATAATTTAGAGCCAACCAATCAATTAGTATCCGCACATAATGTTAAATCAGCATTTGGAAAGAAATTGACAGTCAACGAACAGGTAGAAACGATTGATTTAAAGAAAGCCTGTACTACAGTTGCCAAAGAATTAAAAGCTTGTGAGCGATCTGATGGTACGTATGATTTTGATCGTTTTTATAGTAAGAAAGCAGATATGAAAGATGTGAATGCGAGTATTCTTTTTTCTTATAAGGCGGAAGAGTACTATAAGGGCTATAAAAAACATGAACATGAATTTGTATCTGAAGTAAAAAAAGACTGGAATGATCAATTGAAACATGAGATCCAGCAACAAGAAATCAGAAAACAAAAACGTGCCATGTTGTTTCAACAAAGCAGACAACAAGAAAGGGAGTGAAGTAAGCACGATGAAAACCGTCATTTTAGCAGAAAAACCGTCACAAGCGAAGGCTTACGCAGAAAGCTTTTCTAAAGCCACTCGAAAAGACGGTTATTTTGAAATTCAAGATCAATTATTTTCAGGAGAAATTGTAATCACTTATGGCTTTGGTCATTTAGTCGAGTTAGATTCTCCTGATATGTATGATGAGAAATGGAAACAATGGTCACTAGAACATTTGCCTATTTTCCCTACACATTATCGCTATCATGTTCCTAAAGATAAGAAAAAGCAATTTAACGTAGTGAAGCAGCAACTTCAATCGGCCGATACCGTTGTTATTGGGACAGATAGCGATCGTGAAGGTGAATTGATTGCTTGGTCGATCATTCAACAAGCAGGTGCAGACCAGGGAAAAACCTATAAAAGACTTTGGATCAATTCATTAGAAAAAGAAGCGATTTATCAGGGATTCCAGCAGTTACGAGACGCTGGAGAGACCTATCCAAAATTTGAGGAAGCTCAAGCACGTCAGATCGCCGATTGGTTGATCGGTATGAACGGTAGTCCACTATATAGTTTACTCTTACAGCAAAAAGGCATACCAGGGAGTTTCTCCTTAGGCAGAGTTCAGACTCCAACGCTTTATATGATTTATCAGTTGCAGGAAAAGATTAGAAACTTCAAGAAAGAACCCTATTTTGAAGGGAAAGCCCAAGTAACCGCTCAAAATGGCACATTTGATGCGAAGCTTGATCCCAACGAAACCCAAGTGACGCAAGAAACATTTGAAGCGTATTTAAAAGAAAAAGGTGTTCAAGTAGGAAAACAGCCAGGCACGATCCTTCAAGTCGAAACAGAGAAAAAAAGTGCAGCTAGCCCACGTCTTTTTTCTTTATCGAGCCTTCAGTCTAAAATGAATCAACTCATGAAAGCTAGTGCCAAAGATACATTGGAAGCCATGCAAGGGTTATATGAAGGAAAGTATCTAAGCTATCCGCGAACGGATACCCCTTATATTACAGAAGGGGAATATGCGTATTTGTTGGATCATTTAGACGATTACAAGAAATTTTTAAAGGCTGAAGCAATTCCGACTCCTACTCATACACCGAATAGTCGGTATGTGAATAATAAGAAAGTCCAGGAACATTACGCGATCATTCCTACAAAAACAGTCATGTCAGCAGCGGCTTTTGAACAACTAAGTCCGCTGCAGCAGGCCATTTATGAACAAGTTTTAAAAACAACGGTGGCCATGTTTGCGGAAAAATATACCTATGAAGAAACAACGATCTTGACGCAAGTCCAGCAGCTTCAGCTAAAGGCAGTCGGAAAAGTACCAGTAGATCTAGGTTGGAAAAAGCTGTTTGGCAAAGAGAGTGACAGAAAAGAGAAAGAAGAAGAAGCGCTACTTCCTAAAGTGACAAAAGGAGAAACGGTCACGGTGGATCTACAAGTCCAGGAAAAAGAAACAAAACCACCACAACCTTTTACGGAAGGTACGTTGATCACTGCGATGAAAACAGCTGGGAAAACTGTGGATAGTGAAGAAGCACAATCCATATTGAAAGAAGTCGAAGGAATCGGTACAGAAGCGACACGTGCGAATATTATTGAAACTTTGAAACAAAAGGAATACATCAAGGTAGAGAAAAATAAGCTTGTGGTGACGAATAAAGGGATTTTACTTTGCCAAGCCGTGGAAAAAGAGCCGCTGCTAACAAGTGCCGAAATGACCGCCAAATGGGAAAGCTATCTTACAAAGATTGGTGAGCAAAAAGGGACACAAGAAACTTTCTTAGCTAATATCCAAAAATTTGTCTCTCACTTGTTGGAAGTCGTCCCAGGACAAATCCAAGCCACTGATTTTGGAGCAACGTTACAAGAGGTGAAAGCAGCCACTGAAAAGCAAGAAGCGGCGCGTCATTTAGGATCTTGTCCAAAGTGCCAGGAAAAAGAGGTCATACTTTATCAGAAGGTGGCGGCTTGCACGTCTGAAGCCTGTGATTTTAAATTGTGGGTAACGATTGCCAAAAAGAAACTCACAGCGACACAACTGAAAGAGATCATTCAGAACGGCCGAACAAGCCAACCAGTCAGAGGACTAAAAGGTCAGAAAGGTTCGTTTGAAGCAACGATCGTTTTAAAAGAAGACTTCACAACAGACTTTGAGTTTTCTGAAAAGAAAAAATCGAACTATAAGAAAAGAACACGCCGCACTACAAAATAATGGAGGAGTTACCTTATGCGAAATACAACACACAAACAACAAGAAATCGAAAATCAAAAAGCAAAAATTCGTTCAGAACAAGAGAAATTACGTGCCAATAAAAGAAGACTGCAACAATTAAAGAATCAGCAGCGGATTCAAAAAGAAATCGAATTAGATCGATAAAATCTT
This window of the Enterococcus mundtii genome carries:
- a CDS encoding ArdC-like ssDNA-binding domain-containing protein, with product MEQSQQVNPEVQEQLKKWESLSREAQNEIIVIFSQNPVNFRIALMKYDLKDTENIFTGLGTPVGKGWEERYKELEKEVSTFKATRREWLDQYEDSGVMYIPESLWETAEELGMMENYPKVVSTSELTAPVLPEEVKGKSSLTLNEEEITGNSRLAQAQRKLIRLRNEYVTTFERLAEHQKLTNGQPMNDKRNGSSWFSQREKIENKINQLQEEIQKQENYVEKLTRQSELRKMGYNKYGGLDLTIENIPRIKEEIEKFRNGKSQFSVKTIEKYQKKLVELEQLKEKSEKGKANILPEAQAIIESGRVTQWEKNPTIYFVKGYRKVALELNEQGEFEVSKRYQPKTEEEKRIVSELLENKMAEYGVQKQEPNHYYRVEFNENDGTMRNYQGEIVTQSLLEQIKALDTHYTGKTSYHKFYFEEVKEGEVVNQLRLDVGDGLQLNAAIYQKLEELCDQTLEKNTEKVIKNEIGSHDKKVETKKPSYQKRSTEEIKQEVKSLSQQALDAVKKYTHSPEDVKELLNFMSRFPERSFRNQLLIEEQFPGATACLGRAALKKEGIYIKKGEQGNKIFVRKTVKGFYDKGRGFVRETEATPEDKKRIESGQIEVIKKPYYTIEKVFDITQTQLKPEDYPKIFPNRVFDFQLDKKGQSELQAGIQAVANTIGIQIRDMTESEVYPRELGQARGAYVHNEFTGQEEIVMNTRNTPTQHLATSIHELAHARMHKFSELDTATKELQAEMTSYIVCKHFGMDMSEKAIPYIAAWTKNGQILDDKEATERGKIMNDVSRVANEFIQTISKEINQYRERDPEIQQAEVKQDHKNPVEMVEQKNVVRVGSLWIDKKDGKVMEEDTGRTLSLKEAAFIEDPQHNQVILKGKSYGKEIQTALSSEEFALGNPFHFSQETVSEMAKRKNEIYHEQQMTQKERV
- a CDS encoding toprim domain-containing protein → MTEKKMSIVERCKQIDIVDFARNNGMAVVNKGRDYRLEDHDSFVFDRRKQRFHWNSQNIHGDIIELTKLFFIDKEIQDPKEQFKAATNFILKSENKVERVDNLHFETEQYKDHPNDYQPLTEKGRSYLKEERKLPGWLIDYAENEGLLAELKPRNERQNFLVRDDRLDYAVAFLWKDPQTKETVGASYQGTKIDFDRFGERGTYKHIDKNSTANHGFNLKIGDPKHLKFFESSIDMLSYAALNREKLQDTWLVSMEGLKHNVISHYFGEAVSELSQKQEFPKSIEVCVDNDRAGHIFYEKEQMMGAVNPFTNERVRCERGIANDWQVPKDYREIYEEVAREEKVAAEAIMAIHKTENNLEPTNQLVSAHNVKSAFGKKLTVNEQVETIDLKKACTTVAKELKACERSDGTYDFDRFYSKKADMKDVNASILFSYKAEEYYKGYKKHEHEFVSEVKKDWNDQLKHEIQQQEIRKQKRAMLFQQSRQQERE
- a CDS encoding type IA DNA topoisomerase; protein product: MKTVILAEKPSQAKAYAESFSKATRKDGYFEIQDQLFSGEIVITYGFGHLVELDSPDMYDEKWKQWSLEHLPIFPTHYRYHVPKDKKKQFNVVKQQLQSADTVVIGTDSDREGELIAWSIIQQAGADQGKTYKRLWINSLEKEAIYQGFQQLRDAGETYPKFEEAQARQIADWLIGMNGSPLYSLLLQQKGIPGSFSLGRVQTPTLYMIYQLQEKIRNFKKEPYFEGKAQVTAQNGTFDAKLDPNETQVTQETFEAYLKEKGVQVGKQPGTILQVETEKKSAASPRLFSLSSLQSKMNQLMKASAKDTLEAMQGLYEGKYLSYPRTDTPYITEGEYAYLLDHLDDYKKFLKAEAIPTPTHTPNSRYVNNKKVQEHYAIIPTKTVMSAAAFEQLSPLQQAIYEQVLKTTVAMFAEKYTYEETTILTQVQQLQLKAVGKVPVDLGWKKLFGKESDRKEKEEEALLPKVTKGETVTVDLQVQEKETKPPQPFTEGTLITAMKTAGKTVDSEEAQSILKEVEGIGTEATRANIIETLKQKEYIKVEKNKLVVTNKGILLCQAVEKEPLLTSAEMTAKWESYLTKIGEQKGTQETFLANIQKFVSHLLEVVPGQIQATDFGATLQEVKAATEKQEAARHLGSCPKCQEKEVILYQKVAACTSEACDFKLWVTIAKKKLTATQLKEIIQNGRTSQPVRGLKGQKGSFEATIVLKEDFTTDFEFSEKKKSNYKKRTRRTTK